One Malassezia restricta chromosome III, complete sequence DNA segment encodes these proteins:
- a CDS encoding ADP-ribosylation factor related protein 1, which yields MYHLVSGLYTQFTKKPVYNVLLIGFEGAGKTWLLEQIRHTYLNGRVPSNRIAPTIGQNVLDLPYQKCVLHFWDLGGAYAMRKLWDQYLPDAHAIVWVLDALLWAEDAPVRDETGGTYRESTRKSLFPIAREAAIRGQAVVVLINKMDTLDVQHKQEEAQPGHIREHVESYVLKEWAQFADASDNVVTPWWSFHCVSAMAATGLDEALAAIFSTAKRSIPMQ from the exons atgtACCACTTGGTGTCGGGCTTGTACA CACAATTCACTAAAAAGCCTGTATACAATGTATTGCTGATCGGGTTCGAGGGCGCGGGGAAAACGTGGCTGTTGGAGCAGATTCGGCACACCTACTTGAATGGACGCGTTCCGTCAAATCGTATTGCGCCCACGATCGGCCAGAATGTGCTAGACTTGCCGTATCAAAAATGCGTCTTGCACTTTTGGGATCTGGGCGGTGCATATGCCATGCGCAAACTTTGGGATCAGTACTTACCAGATGCGCACGCCATTGTTTGGGTTCTAGACGCGCTATTATGGGCGGAGGATGCCCCTGTTCGGGACGAGACTGGCGGCACGTATCGCGAGTCGACGCGTAAGTCACTCTTCCCTATCGCCAGAGAAGCTGCGATCAGGGGCCAGGCAGTCGTTGTGCTTATCAATAAGATGGATACCCTAGATGTCCAGCACAAACAGGAAGAGGCACAGCCAGGGCACATTCGAGAGCATGTCGAGTCTTATGTGCTGAAAGAATGGGCCCAATTCGCTGATGCCTCTGATAATGTCGTCACACCGTGGTGGTCTTTCCACTGCGTTAGTGCCATGGCAGC AACTGGACtcgacgaggcactcgCAGCCATATTTTCCACGGCCAAAAGATCCATACCCATGCAATGA
- a CDS encoding serine/threonine-protein phosphatase PP1 catalytic subunit has translation MFRSFGRIVSGVSRRSKTRAPDGTIVEDGSDAQQETTAPHNNLPSEQHDSLETAHGSNSAAHAKEMHTVPSPMPIAGKSGGAAMRSHLAPTSDASGERIIGSPAPGVLASASPISTSVTSSDGVKMFDIDEMISRLIEAGYTSKIPKPALKVPEIMAICQAAREIFLSQPTLIELSPPVKIVGDTHGQYQDLLRLFEMCGFPPAANYLFLGDYVDRGKQSLETILLLLCYKIKYPENFFLLRGNHECANVTRVYGFYDECKRRLNIKVWKTFIDVFNTLPIAAIVASKIFCVHGGLSPSLSSMNDIRRIERPTGVPDYGLLNDLLWSDPSDTALDWEDNERGVSYCFGKAVIQQFLAQYDFDLICRAHMVVEDGYEFWNERTLVTVFSAPNYCGEFDNFGAVMSVSEDLLCAFELLKPLDGAALRKEMNKNKRRSLLQQQQQELGQQGSPSVSSLHA, from the coding sequence ATGTTTCGCTCATTTGGGCGGATAGTTAGCGGAGTTTCTCGCCGCAGCAAGACACGCGCGCCAGATGGCACCATCGTAGAGGATGGCTCAGATGCACAACAAGAAACCACGGCGCCTCACAATAACTTGCCTAGTGAACAGCATGACTCCCTCGAAACCGCGCACGGATCTAACTCTGCTGCTCATGCAAAAGAGATGCACACCGTCCCTTCCCCCATGCCCATTGCTGGTAAGAGCGGTGGGGCAGCAATGCGTTCTCATCTGGCGCCCACCTCAGATGCATCGGGAGAAAGGATTATAGGATCGCCAGCACCTGGCGTGTTGGCAAGTGCATCGCCTATTTCTACCAGTGTAACGAGCTCAGATGGCGTGAAAATGTTTGATATTGACGAAATGATCAGTCGCCTTATTGAGGCCGGCTACACATCGAAGATACCGAAACCTGCCCTCAAAGTGCCTGAAATCATGGCCATTTGTCAAGCAGCCCGGGAGATATTTCTCAGCCAGCCCACACTGATTGAGTTGAGCCCCCCCGTCAAAATTGTGGGCGATACACATGGCCAGTACCAGGACCTCCTGCGACTCTTCGAAATGTGTGGCTTCCCACCAGCAGCCAATTACCTCTTCTTGGGGGACTATGTTGATCGTGGCAAGCAATCGTTAGAGACGATTCTTTTGCTGTTGTGCTATAAGATCAAGTACCCAGAGAACTTTTTTCTCCTTCGAGGCAACCACGAGTGTGCCAATGTAACGCGTGTGTATGGATTTTATGATGAATGCAAGCGCCGACTAAATATCAAAGTCTGGAAGACATTCATTGATGTTTTCAACACTCTTCCCATTGCGGCTATTGTCGCATCCAAAATCTTTTGTGTGCACGGAGGTCTCTCTCCATCCCTTTCCAGCATGAACGACATTCGCAGGATTGAGCGGCCCACGGGGGTGCCTGATTATGGCTTGCTGAATGACTTATTGTGGAGCGATCCCAGTGATACGGCTCTAGATTGGGAAGACAATGAACGCGGCGTCAGTTACTGTTTCGGTAAAGCGGTGATCCAGCAATTCTTGGCACAATATGACTTTGACCTTATATGCCGCGCCCACATGGTTGTCGAGGATGGGTATGAATTCTGGAATGAGCGCACACTAGTTACTGTATTCAGCGCACCAAACTATTGCGGTGAATTCGACAATTTTGGTGCAGTTATGAGTGTATCTGAGGACTTACTTTGTGCATTCGAATTGCTCAAGCCACTTGATGGAGCTGCGCTTAGGAAAGAAATGAACAAAAACAAACGGCGAAGCTTGCTTCAACAACAGCAGCAAGAATTGGGACAACAGGGGTCACCCTCCGTGTCGTCGTTACACGCATAG
- a CDS encoding U3 small nucleolar RNA-associated protein 7 — protein MAPHEQRQSKHDAEALKHQANSIARATRLPVSLQQSTPAETLGMRPPKSLTKIKDKKLRSELSKQYLSRKRAESHARLADEYLNVTAPGEDAGLIEVDDEMERTARVTQADIKEQVGVDTARKSFELKLAGKDNIGLGPYRCDYTRNGRHLLLGGRKGHLAAFDWQSGKLSCEIQVRETVRDVRWLHNHTFFAAAQKKYTYIYDQNGLEIHRLKDHIEVQRMEFLPYHFLLATIGKPGYLKYQDTSTGMMVASHRTGLGSCATMAQNPLNAVIHLGHANGTVTLWTPNMSTPAVKLLSHRGPVTGLSIDSYRDGREMVTSGLDGGIKVWDMRMLGRGPRREWISRRAASDVAYSQRGLLGVAWGAHVSLYHTEAELGHAPPGPYMTHGLPQCAPLQLRFCPFEDVLGVGHAQGFTSLLVPGAGEPNFDSSEADPYETKARRREREVHSLLDKIQPDMITLDPDTMGQLDTRASRAQGVAAAPERSGAVPRAADGTPYARLTRMQRLQLSGEAAPDEQVHDSDEEQGPVVPAKGAAAKEKNRARGRNSSMKRYLRKKRQNVVDANTIALREKYQHEKARRREEHLKRQNQYEPPRKHEPSALDLFARNRGPRS, from the coding sequence ATGGCACCGCACGAGCAACGACAAAGCAAGCACGATGCAGAGGCGCTAAAGCATCAGGCTAATAGCATAGCTCGTGCTACTCGTCTTCCAGTGTCATTGCAGCAGTCGACGCCGGCAGAAACGCTGGGGATGCGACCGCCCAAGTCCTTGACGAAAATCAAGGATAAGAAGCTACGTTCTGAGCTCTCGAAGCAGTATCTGTCTCGCAAGCGTGCTGAATCTCATGCGAGACTAGCAGATGAGTATTTGAATGTGACAGCCCCAGGAGAGGATGCAGGTTTGATCGAGGTGGACGACGAGATggagcgcacggcgcgggTGACGCAGGCTGATATCAAGGAGCAAGTGGGCGTGGATACGGCGCGCAAGTCGTTTGAGCTCAAGCTAGCAGGCAAGGACAATATTGGACTCGGGCCTTACCGCTGTGACTATACACGCAATGGTCGGCATCTCTTGCTAGGTGGCCGCAAAGGTCACCTAGCCGCCTTTGACTGGCAGAGTGGCAAGCTATCTTGTGAGATTCAGGTGCGTGAAACGGTGCGTGATGTGCGCTGGCTGCATAACCATACATTCTTTGCCGCTGCACAAAAGAAATATACCTATATTTATGACCAGAATGGCCTTGAGATCCATCGCCTCAAGGATCACATTGAggtgcagcgcatggagTTTTTGCCGTATCATTTTCTGCTCGCTACAATCGGAAAGCCAGGCTATCTCAAGTACCAGGACACATCGACGGGTATGATGGTCGCGTCGCACCGTACAGGTCTTGGATCATGTGCCACCATGGCTCAGAACCCGCTCAACGCTGTTATTCACCTGGGTCATGCGAATGGCACGGTCACACTGTGGACGCCCAATATGTCTACACCGGCTGTGAAGCTTCTTTCGCATCGTGGCCCTGTAACAGGTCTGTCGATTGATTCATACCGCGATGGCCGCGAGATGGTCACAAGTGGTCTAGACGGCGGGATTAAGGTGTGGGACATGCGCATGTTGGGTCGCGGCCCAAGACGCGAATGGATCagtcgtcgtgctgccaGTGATGTGGCTTACTCCCAGCGTGGCCTGCTGGGTGTGGCATGGGGAGCGCACGTGAGTCTGTACCATACGGAGGCGGAGCTGGgtcatgcgccgcctggTCCTTACATGACGCATGGTCTACCGCAGTGTGCGCCACTGCAGTTGCGCTTTTGCCCCTTTGAGGatgtgctgggcgtggGCCATGCACAAGGCTTTACGAGTCTGCTGGTGCCTGGCGCAGGTGAGCCCAACTTTGACTCGAGCGAGGCCGATCCTTACGAAACCAAGGCTCGCCGCCGTGAGCGTGAAGTGCACAGCCTGTTGGACAAGATCCAGCCGGATATGATCACGCTTGATCCAGATACCATGGGCCAGCTCGATACGCGGGCATCACGAGCACAGGGTGTGGCAGCCGCGCCGGAGCGGTCTGGTGCCGTCCCGCGTGCAGCTGATGGTACACCATATGCTCGTTTGACGCGAATGCAGCGGTTGCAGCTGAGTGGTGAAGCCGCACCGGACGAGCAAGTGCACGACAGTGACGAAGAGCAGGGACCAGTCGTGCCGGCCAAAGGCGCAGCCGCGAAGGAAAAGAATCGCGCACGTGGCCGAAACAGCTCGATGAAGCGCTACCTTCGCAAAAAGCGCCAGAATGTGGTGGACGCTAATACGATCGCACTGCGCGAAAAGTACCAGCACGAAAAggcacgccgacgcgaGGAGCATCTCAAGCGCCAGAACCAGTACGAGCCACCGCGCAAGCATGAGCCAAGCGCCCTGGACTTGTTTGCACGGAACCGCGGACCACGTAGCTAG
- a CDS encoding glycosyl transferases group 1 translates to MVIATSDPILEAVSYPYPMDRKRRKLRVAIVTENFLPKIDGVTRTLGRLLEHLHSEGHEAIVFGPDTGLKEYLGHPVVGTFGIPILVYPGLKLNFARLRFIRRLQQFRPDVVHFVDPIWLGAQMIPLCKRYLPNVPRVSSYHTNLPTYASLFGVGFLEPAMWSLSRYLHSQCDMVFCPSESTRRMLQSRGIQNIEIWGRGVDTDMFTPEARDENLRTGWGCKPKSQELLNTLHDQVVSTIERNKVAEESFIRTPETLPVSELSPPPAYESVCDVPPLPGTNFALPPPVLTRTATAASSSLSSVDNDSKAVVLFVGRISWEKNVRLLIEAFHLLPASVKSNAKLVIVGDGPARAELTRLCQRYGLDAAFMGHQKGKRLASMYASSSIFGFPSFTETFGQVVLEALASGLPVVGLHAEGTSDLVCHGTTGLLLDTVRATSSHSSQSMPDVPPPSRNRRSSLAERLREGSVPSDAQSLSASSGRAVPLAASNTVKPGLPSPIPSVKEFASMMTPGSQSFYQCAQAYSILLERLIRDRTLRATMGQRAQQYASNRTWWDAMEAPVRGYEQVIARAGQINLTDAELEALRNAQRKIAPLSGPIVTMTVILYLALFVLLWTYLL, encoded by the exons ATGGTGATCGCCACGTCTGATCCAATTTTGGAGGCGGTTTCGTACCCATACCCTATGGACCGGAAGCGGCGCAAGTTGCGCGTGGCTATCGTGACAG AAAACTTCTTGCCCAAGATTGATGGTGTTACGCGTACACTTGGACGTCTGCTAGAGCATCTTCACTCTGAAGGACACGAAGCTATCGTGTTTGGCCCCGATACGGGCCTGAAGGAGTACCTAGGCCACCCTGTTGTCGGCACCTTTGGCATTCCCATCCTGGTGTACCCTGGCCTGAAGCTTAACtttgcgcgcctgcgcttCATCCGTCGTCTCCAGCAGTTCCGTCCGGATGTTGTACACTTTGTCGACCCTATCTGGCTCGGTGCTCAAATGATTCCCCTCTGCAAACGATACCTTCCTAACGTTCCCCGTGTCTCTTCTTACCACACGAATCTGCCCACATATGCATCTCTCTTTGGTGTTGGTTTCCTGGAGCCAGCTATGTGGTCGCTATCACGCTACTTGCACTCGCAGTGTGATATGGTGTTTTGCCCCAGTGAGAGCACTCGTCGTATGCTCCAGTCCCGCGGCATCCAAAACATCGAGATCTGGGGCCGCGGTGTCGATACGGACATGTTTACGCCTGAAGCGCGCGACGAAAATCTTAGGACTGGCTGGGGTTGTAAGCCTAAATCCCAGGAGCTGCTCAACACATTGCACGATCAGGTTGTCTCCACGATCGAGCGGAACAAGGTCGCTGAGGAATCATTTATACGTACACCGGAAACGCTACCTGTATCGGAGCTGAGTCCGCCGCCTGCTTACGAGAGCGTGTGTGATGTGCCACCGCTTCCAGGCACCAACTTTGCCCTGCCGCCACCTGTCCTTACCCgcacggcgacggcggcttCCTCGTCATTGTCGAGCGTGGACAATGACAGCAAGGCCGTCGTGCTTTTTGTGGGCCGTATCAGCTGGGAAAAAAATGTGCGTTTGCTGATTGAGGCCTTCCATTTGTTGCCAGCCAGTGTCAAGTCGAATGCCAAGCTTGTGATCGTGGGCGATGGCCCAGCACGTGCTGAGCTTACGCGTCTTTGCCAGCGGTACGGCCTCGACGCTGCCTTTATGGGTCACCAAAAGGGTAAGCGCCTTGCTTCAATGTACGCAAGCAGCAGCATTTTCGGTTTTCCATCGTTTACTGAGACTTTCGGGCAGGTTGTGCTAGAGGCCCTGGCTTCCGGCCTGCCTGTGGTTGGCTTGCATGCTGAAGGCACCTCCGATCTCgtgtgccatggcacgaCTGGTCTGCTCCTAGACACGGTGCGCGCTACATCGTCGCATTCTTCGCAGAGCATGCCTGATGTGCCTCCGCCTAGCCGCAACCGGCGTTCGTCGCTGGCCGAAAGGCTGCGAGAAGGCTCGGTACCCAGCGATGCGCAGTCGCTGTCAGCCTCGAGTggccgcgccgtgccgttGGCTGCGTCGAACACCGTCAAGCCTGGTCTCCCATCGCCGATCCCCTCTGTCAAGGAATTTGCCTCGATGATGACGCCGGGCTCGCAGTCGTTTTATCAATGTGCTCAGGCGTACAGTATTTTGCTCGAGCGTTTGATCCGCGATCGCACTCTACGTGCCACCATGGGCCAGCGTGCGCAACAGTATGCTTCGAACCGAACGTGGTGGGACGCGATGGAAGCGCCGGTGCGTGGCTATGAGCAGGTCATTGCCCGCGCGGGACAGATCAACCTGACGGACGCTGAGCTGGAAGCTCTGCGCAATGCTCAGCGCAAGATTGCGCCGCTATCTGGTCCGATTGTGACGATGACGGTGATCTTGTATCTAGCTCTCTTTGTGTTGCTGTGGACATATCTTTTGTAG
- a CDS encoding CCR4-NOT complex subunit CAF16, with the protein MSASLPAVEVHNLHYHFASSTSSALEGCDLVLERGARCLLIGANGAGKSTLLRLLAGKRLCEANILVFGQDVFHSPPCGITFLGTEWAMNPVVRGDITVSDFLDSVGGFRFSERRDMLLDLLDVDLSWKMHMISDGERRRVQLCMGLMAPWDLLLLDEVTVDLDVQVRCDLLDFLRKESEMRGATIVYATHIFDGIHDFPTHIVHLQMGRTTSPLPLPWPLHLDANTHPDILTCLPTSIKETIQSSTSTYSPALLPLALAWLREDRVLREQYEQSRGVKRGRIVSGETKDAKKFFSQYDYYSNYTR; encoded by the coding sequence ATGTCAGCCTCTCTGCCTGCCGTAGAAGTACACAATTTGCATTACCACTTTGCATCGAGTACTTCTTCGGCACTAGAAGGATGTGATTTGGTGTTGGAACGCGGTGCTCGTTGCCTGTTGATCGGTGCAAATGGTGCTGGTAAGAGCACGCTCCTTCGCCTGCTCGCTGGAAAGCGTCTGTGCGAGGCCAACATTCTTGTGTTCGGACAAGATGTATTTCATTCCCCACCATGTGGTATCACGTTCCTAGGCACTGAATGGGCTATGAATCCAGTCGTGCGAGGTGATATCACTGTAAGTGACTTTCTCGATTCGGTGGGTGGCTTTCGCTTCAGCGAACGACGCGATATGCTGCTAGACCTTCTAGATGTCGATTTGTCCTGGAAAATGCACATGATTAGCGATGGCGAGAGACGACGTGTCCAGCTTTGTATGGGGCTTATGGCGCCCTGGGACTTGCTCCTACTGGATGAAGTGACCGTGGACCTGGACGTGCAGGTCCGCTGCGATCTACTCGACTTTCTGCGCAAGGAAAGTGAGATGCGCGGAGCAACCATTGTATATGCAACGCACATCTTTGATGGCATACACGACTTCCCCACGCATATTGTCCATTTGCAGATGGGCCGTACGACCTCACCTCTACCTCTGCCCTGGCCGTTGCATCTGGACGCAAACACACATCCTGATATCCTCACTTGCCTCCCTACATCCATTAAGGAAACTATTCAATCAAGTACTTCTACCTATTCACCTGCGCTATTGCCGTTGGCACTTGCTTGGCTTCGCGAAGACCGCGTTTTGCGTGAACAGTACGAGCAAAGCCGAGGTGTAAAGCGCGGCCGTATTGTCAGTGGAGAAACTAAGGATGCAAAGAAATTTTTCAGTCAATATGACTACTACTCCAACTATACGAGGtga
- a CDS encoding uridine kinase, whose product MTATGPEMHESVSTPGSELRGTASMLSHVNSSMYRLHGGSAQPRRSYSRTTIMTEAGRQPWYDADGKPIAPYIVGVAGGSASGKTSIAKEVIRLLPNIPWVAIVSQDAFYRPLTPEQIKMAFNQNFDFDHPCAIDQELLVQCVKDLKESRAVQIPVYSFTQHQRTSESTYLYGHAVIVVEGIFVLQDPALRELLDLKIFVQTDPDIMLARRIRRDILDRGRSVEGVLDQYLRFVKPSFDTFVSPSARYADIIVPGLNNKVAIDVISQHIGKHLTRSRSLRLKMDADHTLSSYMSMRMPHHIFPLARVIVGTTAAGTHSHCVEHEPFNTSQPFVAVDQVLPLPPNVCVIKPKAQLQALLTMMHNVETPAGEYAWACKRTGAFVVEEAMKLLPYRARSVETPQGEMHQGLELDVEYICGVSILRSGAMLEHPLRRALPALSLGSLLIQSSDSNYHPLLYSVELPSFVRDRQRAARTWVLLTDAQVGTGAAAFMAVRVLLDHGVPENQILILTLLSSARGGVWSLYHAFPRIVIITAGVDPGLQRFEWHAPLPDRAPSEDHYPKRKSSDASEDGHPQDRVAFAIIPGCGQMGDRFWGT is encoded by the coding sequence ATGACAGCCACGGGGCCTGAGATGCACGAAAGCGTGTCTACACCGGGTTCAGAGCTGCGTGGCACAGCTTCCATGCTTTCGCATGTCAACAGCTCAATGTATCGTCTGCATGGTGGTTCAGCACAGCCTCGACGCTCGTATAGCCGGACAACGATCATGACAGAAGCTGGGCGCCAACCGTGGTACGACGCAGACGGCAAGCCCATTGCACCGTATATCGTGGGTGTTGCAGGCGGTAGCGCAAGTGGGAAAACGTCCATTGCGAAGGAAGTGATTCGTCTTTTGCCGAACATACCTTGGGTCGCCATTGTAAGTCAAGATGCCTTTTACCGGCCCCTGACGCCTGAGCAAATCAAGATGGCATTCAACCAGAACTTTGACTTCGACCATCCCTGTGCTATTGATCAGGAACTGCTGGTACAATGTGTCAAGGATCTCAAGGAGTCGCGCGCCGTACAGATTCCCGTGTACAGTTTCACACAGCATCAGCGCACGTCTGAATCGACCTACCTATATGGCCACGCAGTTATCGTGGTTGAGGGTATTTTTGTGCTACAAGACCCGGCTCTTAGAGAGCTTTTGGACCTCAAGATATTTGTGCAAACAGATCCTGACATCATGCTCGCCAGGCGTATTCGACGCGACATTCTTGATCGTGGGCGGTCGGTAGAAGGCGTGTTGGATCAGTACTTGCGCTTTGTCAAGCCATCATTCGACACATTTGTCAGTCCTTCAGCACGCTATGCTGATATCATTGTACCTGGGCTGAACAACAAGGTTGCCATCGATGTGATTAGCCAGCATATCGGTAAACATCTCACTCGATCTCGCAGCTTGCGACTCAAAATGGATGCAGATCATACACTTTCCTCTTACAtgtcgatgcgcatgccacaTCATATATTCCCATTAGCTCGTGTCATTGTCGGCACCACGGCAGCTGGAACACACTCACATTGCGTGGAACATGAGCCTTTTAATACGTCCCAACCATTTGTAGCGGTGGACCAAGTTTTGCCGCTTCCACCCAACGTTTGTGTGATTAAACCCAAGGCTCAGCTTCAGGCTCTTCTCACAATGATGCACAATGTTGAAACTCCAGCAGGTGAGTACGCATGGGCATGTAAGCGTACTGGTGCTTTTGTGGTCGAAGAGGCCATGAAGTTGCTGCCTTACCGGGCACGGAGCGTCGAGACGCCGCAAGGCGAAATGCATCAAGGTCTCGAGTTAGATGTGGAATACATATGTGGCGTGTCAATTCTCCGGTCAGGCGCGATGCTGGAACATCCGCTTCGCCGAGCGCTGCCTGCCCTATCGCTTGGATCATTGCTAATCCAGAGTTCCGATTCAAACTACCACCCCTTGTTGTATTCTGTTGAGCTTCCATCGTTCGTTCGAGACCGCCAGCGTGCTGCACGGACTTGGGTGCTGCTGACAGACGCACAGGTTGGCACAGGTGCCGCAGCCTTTATGGCCGTCCGTGTTCTGCTGGATCACGGTGTGCCAGAAAACCAGATTTTGATCTTAACTCTTTTATCGTCTGCACGTGGTGGTGTTTGGTCTTTGTATCACGCATTTCCTCGTATTGTTATTATCACCGCCGGTGTAGACCCAGGGCTGCAGCGGTTTGAATGGCATGCACCGCTACCGGATCGTGCTCCGTCAGAGGATCATTATCCGAAGAGAAAGTCTTCCGATGCTTCCGAAGATGGTCATCCACAAGATCGTGTGGCATTTGCCATCATACCAGGTTGCGGTCAAATGGGCGACCGGTTTTGGGGTACTTAG
- a CDS encoding NADH dehydrogenase (ubiquinone) Fe-S protein 1, which produces MLGSLRAATTMPRSRITAGSSSKTSAAILRAAAFSTTTARRQATPAPEPPKMVKLTVDGKEVEVEQGTALIQACEKAGATIPRFCYHERLNVAGNCRMCLVESKGAPKPLASCAFPAMPGQQIFTDSPVVAKAREGVMEFLLMNHPLDCPICDWGGECDLQDQSMRYGKDRSRFHETTGKRAVEDKYLGPLVKTVMTRCIQCTRCVRYAHEVAGVQDMGTTGRGNQMQIGMYVEKMFDSEMSGNMVDLCPVGALTSRPNAFQARPWELKKIESVDVLDAVGCNIRVDARELQVMRVLPRTNDDVNEEWINDKTRYACDGLKYQRLTVPLIRQGDRFVPASWPEALEAVADGLKQSGAKGDEIQGVAGALADAESMTVLRDLVHRLGSENLVTDEPVGDRAPVHGVDIRSNFAFNTGIAGLDEADFVILIGTNPRHEASIINTRLRKGYLHNGLDLALIGEKVDLTYDYDHLGTDAKAVEELAAGKGSGAERLKLAKKPLVIVGSGVADHPDGAAILKNVSKLILNNKDKFLTSEWNGFNFMHRAASRMAAREMGYQGSSSRTSTKPKFMYLLNADDISATKIPQDAFVVYQGHHGDVGAQFADVCLPGLAYTEKSVTYMNTEGRTQLTRTAVSGAGAARDDWKILRALSEVVGSTLPYDDVTAVRDRMHEISPALVRYDACEPTSVEVATVGLEQLASSQAKASGAPLHLPIDNFYQTDPVSRASPTMAKCVQAFVLKTPSFQEKWSTAPSASP; this is translated from the exons ATGCTGGGCTCGTTGagggcagcgacgacgatgccgcgtTCGCGGATTACCGCAGGTTCGTCATCTAAGACGTCGGCTGCCATCCTGCGTGCAGCCGCGTTTTCGACGACAACGGCGCGCCGCCAGGCCACGCCGGCGCCAGAGCCACCAAAGATGGTTAAGTTGACCGTGGACGGCAAGGAGGTGGAAGTCGAACAAGG AACAGCTTTAATTCAGGCCTGTGAAAAGGCTGGAGCTACCATCCCACGCTTCTGTTaccacgagcgcctcaacGTGGCGGGTAACTGCCGTATGTGTTTGGTTGAGAGCAAGGGTGCGCCTAAGCCGCTtgcatcgtgcgcattCCCTGCTATGCCTGGACAGCAGATCTTCACTGACTCGCCTGTTGTAGCCAAGGCCCGCGAGGGTGTCATGGAGTTTTTGCTCATGAACCACCCGCTTGACTGCCCTATTTGCGACTGGGGTGGTGAGTGTGACTTGCAGGACCAATCGATGCGCTACGGTAAAGATCGTTCGCGTTTCCATGAGACGACTGGAAAGCGTGCAGTGGAAGACAAGTACCTCGGTCCGCTTGTCAAGACCGTGATGACCCGTTGCATTCAATGCACTCGCTGTGTGCGTTACGCCCACGAAGTCGCTGGTGTGCAGGATATGGGTACGACGGGCCGTGGTAACCAAATGCAGATCGGCATGTATGTCGAAAAGATGTTCGATTCAGAAATGTCTGGAAACATGGTCGACCTTTGCCCCGTCGGTGCGCTGACGTCGCGTCCGAATGCGTTCCAGGCCCGCCCATGGGAACTGAAGAAAATCGAGTcggtggatgtgctggacgctGTTGGCTGCAACATCCGTGTGGACGCCCGCGAGCTGCAGGTAATGCGTGTGCTGCCTCGCACAAATGACGACGTGAACGAAGAGTGGATTAACGACAAAACGCGCTACGCTTGCGATGGTCTTAAGTACCAGCGCCTGACCGTGCCTTTGATCCGCCAGGGCGATCGCTTTGTACCTGCTTCTTGGCCAGAGGCTCTGGAGGCTGTGGCTGATGGTCTTAAGCAGAGTGGCGCTAAGGGCGATGAGATTCAGGGTGTGGCCGGCGCACTGGCTGATGCCGAATCGATGACGGTGCTCCGTGATTTGGTCCATCGCCTGGGCTCAGAAAACCTCGTAACGGATGAGCCTGTGGGCGATAGGGCCCCTGTCCATGGCGTGGACATTCGTTCGAACTTTGCTTTCAACACGGGCATTGCCGGCCTGGATGAGGCTGACTTTGTGATCCTCATTGGAACGAACCCTCGCCACGAGGCTTCGATCATCAATACACGTCTGCGTAAGGGCTATCTGCACAACGGTTTGGACTTGGCCCTGATCGGTGAGAAGGTCGACCTGACATATGACTACGACCACCTTGGCACGGACGCCAAGGCCGTCGAGGAGCTAGCGGCCGGCAAGGGCTCGGGTGCTGAGCGTCTGAAGCTTGCCAAGAAACCCTTGGTGATTGTGGGCAGCGGTGTAGCAGACCACCCTGATGGTGCTGCCATACTTAAGAACGTGTCCAAGCTGATTCTGAACAACAAGGACAAGTTCCTTACGTCTGAGTGGAACGGCTTCAACTTCATGCACCGCGCTGCCTCGCGTATGGCTGCGCGTGAGATGGGCTACCAgggcagcagctcgcgcacgtcAACCAAGCCGAAGTTCATGTACTTGCTGAACGCAGATGACATCTCTGCGACTAAGATCCCCCAGGATGCATTTGTGGTGTACCAGGGCCATCACGGTGATGTCGGCGCGCAATTCGCCGACGTTTGTCTACCCGGCCTTGCCTACACAGAAAAGAGCGTCACATATATGAATACCGAAGGCCGTACGCAATTGACGCGCACCGCTGTGTCTGGCGCcggtgctgcgcgtgaTGACTGGAAGATATTGCGTGCACTCTCTGAAGTGGTGGGCTCGACGTTGCCATATGACGATGTCACGGCTGTGCGCGACCGTATGCACGAAATCTCGCCCGCGCTTGTACGCTACGACGCATGTGAACCCACTAGTGTTGAAGTGGCGACGGTGGGTCTTGAACAGCTTGCCTCATCGCAGGCCAAGGCATCTGGTGCCCCGCTGCATCTGCCTATTGATAACTTCTACCAGACGGACCCAGTGTCGCGTGCTTCGCCTACGATGGCCAAGTGTGTCCAGGCTTTTGTCCTAAAGACGCCTTCGTTCCAGGAAAAGTGGTCTACGGCTCCATCGGCCTCGCCATAA